One segment of Phragmites australis chromosome 13, lpPhrAust1.1, whole genome shotgun sequence DNA contains the following:
- the LOC133888283 gene encoding PHD finger-like domain-containing protein 5A — MAKHHPDLIMCRKQPGIAIGRLCEKCDGKCVICDSYVRPCTLVRVCDECNYGSFQGRCVICGGVGISDAYYCKECTQQEKDRDGCPKIVNLGSAKTDLFYERKKYGFKKR, encoded by the coding sequence ATGGCGAAGCATCATCCTGATCTCATCATGTGCCGGAAGCAGCCTGGCATTGCGATTGGTCGCCTGTGTGAGAAATGCGATGGCAAGTGTGTCATCTGTGACTCATATGTGCGCCCATGTACGCTTGTCCGGGTCTGTGATGAGTGCAACTACGGCTCCTTCCAGGGAAGGTGTGTCATCTGTGGAGGTGTTGGCATCTCAGATGCCTACTACTGCAAGGAGTGTACACAGCAGGAAAAGGACCGAGATGGTTGTCCCAAGATTGTCAATCTTGGAAGTGCCAAGACTGATCTCTTCTACGAGCGTAAGAAGTATGGTTTTAAGAAGAGATGA